One Streptomyces sp. R28 DNA window includes the following coding sequences:
- a CDS encoding S8 family peptidase — MTAHHKRSGKAKIVTAIAAVATVVGTGLYVSPLAQAGQPAEGKVYGLNAEGAVAGSYIVLLDQKASTAEKRDLAAEYGGKIGRTYGSAVNGFSAGSLTETEAKRLAADPSVSKVVQNKKFHISATQDNPPSWGLDRIDQNDTAADGKYTYPDKAGEGVTAYVIDTGVRISHKDFEGRAASGFDAVDNDDTADDGNGHGTHVAGTIAGASHGVAKKAKIVAVRVLDDNGSGTTEQVVAGIDWVTQNHQGPSVANMSLGGGADPALDEAVKKAIASGVTFAVAAGNESADAGQGSPARVPEAITVASSTKDDAQSDFSNFGSIVDLYAPGSDITSDWNDSDQGTKTISGTSMATPHVTGAAAVYLAGHPDATPAEVATALTGAATGDKITNPSSGTPNKLLKVTE, encoded by the coding sequence TTGACGGCGCATCACAAACGCTCAGGCAAGGCCAAGATCGTCACCGCGATCGCGGCCGTCGCAACCGTCGTCGGCACCGGCCTTTATGTGTCCCCCCTTGCTCAGGCGGGACAGCCCGCGGAGGGCAAGGTCTACGGTCTGAACGCCGAAGGAGCCGTGGCCGGCAGCTACATCGTCCTTCTGGACCAGAAGGCGTCCACGGCCGAGAAGCGGGATCTGGCCGCCGAGTACGGTGGCAAGATCGGCCGGACCTACGGCTCGGCTGTCAACGGCTTCTCCGCCGGCAGTCTGACCGAGACGGAGGCCAAGCGCCTCGCGGCCGACCCCTCGGTGTCCAAGGTGGTCCAGAACAAGAAGTTCCACATCAGTGCCACCCAGGACAACCCACCGTCCTGGGGCCTGGACCGCATAGACCAGAACGACACGGCCGCCGATGGCAAGTACACCTACCCGGACAAGGCCGGGGAAGGAGTGACCGCGTACGTCATCGACACCGGCGTACGCATCAGCCACAAGGACTTCGAGGGCCGCGCCGCCTCCGGCTTCGACGCCGTCGACAACGACGACACGGCCGACGACGGCAACGGCCACGGCACCCATGTGGCGGGAACCATCGCCGGTGCCTCCCACGGTGTGGCCAAGAAGGCCAAGATCGTCGCGGTTCGTGTGCTCGACGACAACGGCTCGGGCACCACCGAGCAGGTCGTCGCCGGCATCGACTGGGTGACCCAGAACCACCAGGGCCCCTCGGTGGCCAACATGAGCCTCGGCGGCGGCGCGGACCCCGCTCTCGACGAGGCGGTCAAGAAGGCCATCGCCTCCGGCGTCACCTTCGCGGTCGCCGCAGGCAACGAGTCGGCGGACGCGGGGCAGGGGTCACCGGCCCGGGTCCCCGAGGCCATCACGGTGGCGTCCAGCACCAAGGACGACGCCCAGTCGGACTTCTCCAACTTCGGCTCGATCGTGGACCTGTACGCGCCGGGCTCGGACATCACCTCTGACTGGAACGACAGCGACCAGGGGACCAAGACGATCTCCGGCACCTCCATGGCCACCCCCCATGTCACTGGAGCCGCCGCCGTCTACCTGGCCGGTCACCCGGACGCCACTCCCGCCGAGGTCGCCACCGCGCTCACCGGCGCGGCAACCGGCGACAAGATCACCAACCCGAGCAGCGGAACGCCCAACAAGCTGCTGAAGGTGACCGAGTAG
- a CDS encoding LLM class F420-dependent oxidoreductase → MSLRICVFTEPQRGAEYEDQLRFARLVEAGGFEGFFRADHFQTMGADPGLPGPTDAWLTLGALARETSRIRLGTLVTSATFRLPGPLAVMVAQVDRMSGGRVELGLGAGWYEREHTSYGIPFPPASERFDRLEEQLAVITGLWRTPVGETFSHRGDHYQLVDAPVLPKPVQVPAPPIIVGGRGLKRTPELAARYADEFNMPFKSVAETARAYQRVAEACERTGRAGAGQPPLLLSAGVVVAIGRTDAEAQRRAAPLHVKSALPPEDAVVGSPAQLVERLGEFSAIGAGRIHLRLIDFHDLDHLELIAGEVLPQL, encoded by the coding sequence ATGAGCCTGCGGATCTGCGTCTTCACCGAGCCGCAGCGCGGCGCCGAGTACGAGGATCAGCTGCGCTTCGCGCGACTCGTCGAAGCCGGCGGGTTCGAGGGCTTCTTCCGGGCCGATCACTTCCAGACGATGGGCGCCGATCCCGGGCTGCCAGGCCCTACCGACGCTTGGCTCACGTTGGGCGCGCTCGCCCGGGAGACCTCCCGGATCCGGCTGGGCACCCTGGTCACCTCGGCCACCTTCAGGTTGCCGGGCCCGCTTGCCGTGATGGTGGCTCAGGTCGACCGGATGAGCGGGGGGCGGGTCGAGCTGGGCCTCGGCGCGGGCTGGTACGAACGGGAACACACCTCGTACGGCATCCCGTTCCCACCCGCCTCGGAGCGGTTCGATCGGCTGGAGGAGCAGTTGGCGGTGATCACCGGCCTGTGGCGGACACCGGTCGGTGAGACCTTCAGCCATCGCGGCGACCACTACCAGCTGGTCGACGCGCCTGTCCTGCCGAAGCCCGTTCAGGTGCCGGCACCGCCGATCATCGTCGGGGGCCGCGGCCTCAAGCGCACCCCGGAGCTGGCCGCTCGGTATGCGGACGAATTCAACATGCCCTTCAAGTCGGTGGCGGAGACTGCCCGGGCGTACCAGCGGGTTGCAGAGGCGTGCGAGCGGACCGGACGGGCCGGCGCCGGTCAGCCGCCGCTGCTGCTCTCGGCCGGGGTCGTGGTCGCCATCGGCCGTACCGACGCGGAGGCGCAACGGCGGGCCGCCCCGCTGCATGTCAAGAGCGCACTGCCGCCGGAGGATGCGGTGGTCGGATCCCCGGCCCAGCTCGTGGAGCGGCTCGGCGAGTTCTCCGCGATCGGCGCAGGCCGTATCCATCTGCGACTGATCGACTTTCACGACCTCGACCACCTGGAACTCATCGCCGGTGAGGTGCTTCCGCAGCTGTAG
- a CDS encoding ABC transporter ATP-binding protein has protein sequence MIRLTGVSRSFTSRSGSTVALQDIGLHIAEGEFVAVVGRSGCGKSTLLRLIAGLLPVTEGEIAIGGERVTGARRDVAMLFQRPALLPWRSVLDNVLLPVEIFGWNKAEYRDRAKRLLETAGLGGFEKHRPHELSGGMQQRVALCRSLLGEPRVLLMDEPFSALDALTRADLAVELQRIHIENSSTVVFVTHSIDEAVVLADRVVVLSPRPGRIRKIVDVAIPRPRTLGRTAYLGEVARCSADLHELLMERDTSTSAETEGR, from the coding sequence ATGATCAGACTCACCGGCGTCTCCCGGAGCTTCACCAGCCGGTCCGGTTCCACGGTGGCGCTCCAGGACATCGGACTTCACATCGCCGAGGGCGAGTTCGTGGCGGTGGTGGGCCGGTCCGGTTGCGGCAAGTCGACACTGCTCCGGCTGATCGCCGGGCTACTGCCGGTCACCGAGGGCGAGATCGCCATCGGCGGCGAGCGAGTGACCGGAGCCCGGCGGGATGTCGCCATGCTGTTCCAGCGGCCGGCGCTGCTGCCCTGGCGGTCCGTCCTCGACAACGTCCTGCTGCCCGTGGAGATCTTCGGCTGGAACAAGGCCGAGTACCGCGACCGGGCGAAGCGGTTGCTGGAGACGGCCGGCCTCGGCGGCTTCGAGAAGCACCGGCCGCACGAACTCTCCGGCGGGATGCAGCAGCGTGTCGCACTGTGCCGGTCCCTGTTGGGCGAGCCCCGGGTGCTGCTCATGGACGAACCGTTCTCCGCACTCGACGCGCTGACCCGCGCGGACCTCGCGGTGGAGCTGCAGCGCATCCACATCGAAAACTCCTCAACAGTCGTCTTCGTCACCCACTCGATAGACGAGGCCGTGGTGCTCGCCGACCGGGTTGTGGTGCTCAGCCCGCGCCCGGGCCGGATCCGCAAGATCGTCGACGTCGCCATTCCCCGGCCGAGGACGCTGGGCCGAACCGCGTACCTGGGCGAAGTTGCCCGGTGCAGCGCCGATCTGCACGAGCTGCTGATGGAACGGGACACATCCACGTCGGCTGAAACGGAGGGGCGATGA
- a CDS encoding ABC transporter substrate-binding protein, which translates to MMRFARAVAAVALTTALALVAGCGGSDSDTGDGEDGKALKKVTYLTSFGNFGRDAYAWVAKDKGFFEEAGFDVEIKPGQGTGGVIPAVVSGQAQFGPIDLTGGLLHMGSGQAKDFVAVAAIQQRTMAAIATTEGNGIATPKDLEGKRLADTPGSVVRNLFPTYARLAGVDADKVTWVNGEAQTLMGTLAGGSVDGIGQFVVGKPTIEAVTKKKAVLLPYSDVIPDLYGNVLITSKKIAEQDPEMVKRFTNALLKGLEYSLANSKEAAEILERNVDATNPTAAAAELELMAEYVTPGTSGTAIGTLDSARVARSITILERAGALRQGMTPEQIIDFDLVPKA; encoded by the coding sequence ATGATGAGATTCGCCCGTGCGGTCGCCGCGGTAGCCCTGACCACAGCGCTGGCGCTGGTGGCGGGATGTGGCGGCTCGGATTCCGACACAGGGGACGGTGAAGACGGCAAGGCACTGAAGAAGGTGACTTACCTGACCTCGTTCGGCAACTTCGGCCGGGACGCGTACGCCTGGGTAGCGAAGGACAAGGGGTTCTTCGAAGAGGCCGGCTTCGACGTGGAGATCAAGCCGGGCCAGGGCACCGGCGGCGTGATTCCGGCCGTGGTGAGTGGCCAGGCGCAGTTCGGCCCGATCGACCTGACGGGAGGTCTGCTGCACATGGGCAGCGGTCAGGCGAAGGACTTCGTCGCGGTGGCCGCCATCCAGCAGCGCACCATGGCCGCGATCGCCACCACCGAGGGCAACGGCATCGCCACTCCGAAGGACCTCGAGGGCAAACGGCTCGCCGACACGCCCGGCTCGGTCGTCCGCAACCTTTTCCCGACGTACGCCCGACTGGCCGGAGTGGACGCCGACAAGGTGACCTGGGTCAACGGCGAGGCACAGACCCTGATGGGCACGCTCGCCGGCGGCTCGGTGGACGGCATCGGCCAGTTCGTGGTGGGTAAGCCGACCATCGAGGCGGTGACCAAGAAGAAGGCCGTCCTGCTGCCGTACAGCGACGTGATACCCGACCTCTACGGAAACGTGCTGATCACGTCGAAGAAGATCGCCGAGCAGGATCCGGAGATGGTGAAGCGGTTCACCAACGCGCTGCTCAAGGGCTTGGAGTACAGCCTGGCCAACTCGAAGGAAGCCGCCGAGATCCTTGAGCGGAACGTGGACGCCACGAACCCGACCGCCGCGGCCGCCGAGTTGGAGTTGATGGCCGAGTACGTCACGCCGGGCACTTCCGGCACGGCGATCGGGACGCTGGACTCCGCGCGTGTCGCGAGGAGCATCACGATCCTGGAGCGAGCGGGCGCGCTGCGGCAGGGAATGACCCCGGAGCAGATCATCGACTTCGACCTGGTGCCGAAAGCCTGA
- a CDS encoding ABC transporter permease: MTELSKPQQGSAAGPEPVPGPPVGPRRRTGLGAVLLPLAGLLIALGVWWLLTSVLEVIHPAVLPPPGAVLSAFAASPVRFLEHAGDTTVETVVGFVLSSACGVLIGLSLAGSRVLERMFTPLLVAVNTVPKIALGPLLVGALGWGPKPVLTMVFLLCFFPIVLSTATGLTSTPADLAELARSLDASRWQAFRKVRLPAALPQIFVGLKVAMPLAAIGAVIGEFQAGESGLGYLIVQAGGVGDTATAWAAIILIGLMSILLYFALVLLERFALPWVRDTTSRR; encoded by the coding sequence ATGACCGAACTGTCGAAGCCGCAGCAGGGCTCGGCGGCGGGCCCGGAGCCGGTGCCCGGGCCGCCAGTCGGTCCACGGCGCAGGACGGGCCTCGGTGCCGTGCTGCTGCCTTTGGCCGGGCTGCTGATCGCGCTCGGCGTGTGGTGGCTTCTCACCTCAGTGCTGGAGGTGATCCACCCGGCAGTGCTGCCTCCGCCGGGTGCCGTGCTCTCGGCGTTCGCCGCATCCCCGGTCCGGTTCCTGGAGCATGCCGGCGACACCACGGTGGAGACGGTTGTCGGGTTCGTCCTCTCCAGCGCTTGCGGTGTTCTGATCGGACTGTCGCTGGCGGGCTCGCGGGTACTGGAGCGAATGTTCACGCCGCTGCTGGTCGCCGTCAACACGGTTCCGAAGATCGCGCTCGGGCCGCTGTTGGTGGGAGCGCTCGGCTGGGGGCCGAAGCCGGTCCTGACCATGGTGTTCCTGCTCTGCTTCTTCCCGATCGTGCTGTCCACCGCGACCGGCCTCACGTCGACCCCGGCCGACCTGGCGGAGTTGGCGCGCTCGCTGGACGCCTCGCGCTGGCAGGCGTTCCGGAAGGTACGGTTGCCCGCCGCACTGCCGCAGATCTTCGTCGGTCTGAAGGTGGCCATGCCTCTCGCCGCGATCGGCGCTGTCATCGGCGAGTTCCAGGCCGGTGAGTCCGGGCTGGGCTATCTGATCGTGCAGGCGGGTGGGGTCGGCGACACCGCCACCGCGTGGGCCGCGATCATCCTGATCGGATTGATGAGCATCCTGCTCTACTTCGCTTTGGTGTTGTTGGAACGGTTCGCGCTGCCCTGGGTCAGGGACACCACCTCGCGCAGGTGA
- a CDS encoding VWA domain-containing protein, protein MSANKIQHKVNHVALVVDCSGSMRPHQSQLIRVVDEFVAGLKAESDSLGHETRISLYSFDHRVENLVWDMDVKHLPSMRGLYQVNNGATALIEASLKSLDDLGHIWEEYGEHSFLQIVVTDGEENASGGDRRHDGDMAILGPWLDRITAKMGGLPGHWTSAILVPNSLAKRTAQNYGFPAGNIAIWDADSQKGVEEAIGTVRAAATSFLRGREQGVRGTKNLFAVGQDISVDEVRANLEPIPADKYRLLKVDKEVEIRPFVNSHPGVTYERGSCYYQLGARAQVQQNKEVVVVEKDTDRAYTGDAARSLLFGTDVQGTVSVKAGNNPKLEVYVQSRSVNRKLKPNTRLLIML, encoded by the coding sequence ATGTCCGCAAACAAGATCCAGCACAAGGTGAATCACGTCGCGCTGGTGGTGGACTGTTCGGGTTCAATGCGTCCGCACCAGAGCCAACTCATTCGAGTTGTGGACGAGTTCGTGGCAGGGTTGAAGGCCGAGTCGGACAGCCTCGGCCACGAGACCCGGATCAGCCTCTATTCCTTTGACCACAGGGTGGAGAATCTGGTCTGGGACATGGACGTGAAGCATCTGCCGTCCATGCGCGGGCTGTACCAGGTCAACAATGGCGCTACGGCCCTCATCGAGGCTTCTCTGAAGTCCCTGGACGACCTGGGTCATATCTGGGAGGAATACGGCGAGCACAGCTTCCTCCAGATCGTTGTGACGGACGGCGAGGAGAACGCCTCCGGCGGCGACAGGCGGCACGACGGCGACATGGCCATCCTCGGCCCCTGGCTCGACAGGATCACGGCGAAGATGGGCGGGCTGCCGGGCCACTGGACTTCCGCGATCCTCGTTCCGAACTCCCTGGCCAAGCGGACCGCCCAGAACTATGGCTTCCCTGCCGGGAACATCGCCATCTGGGATGCGGACTCCCAGAAGGGTGTCGAGGAGGCGATCGGCACCGTGCGCGCTGCCGCCACCAGCTTCCTGCGCGGGCGCGAGCAGGGGGTGCGCGGCACGAAGAACCTGTTCGCCGTCGGTCAGGACATATCGGTTGACGAGGTGCGGGCGAACCTCGAACCGATTCCGGCCGACAAGTACCGGCTCCTGAAAGTCGACAAGGAGGTCGAGATCCGTCCCTTCGTCAACTCGCATCCAGGCGTGACGTACGAACGTGGTTCGTGTTACTACCAGCTGGGCGCCCGAGCTCAGGTTCAGCAGAACAAGGAAGTTGTCGTGGTCGAAAAGGACACCGACCGAGCCTATACGGGCGACGCGGCACGCAGCCTTCTTTTCGGTACGGACGTCCAGGGGACCGTCTCCGTGAAAGCGGGGAACAACCCCAAGCTGGAGGTATACGTACAGAGTCGTTCGGTGAACAGGAAACTCAAGCCGAATACACGTCTGCTCATCATGCTCTGA
- a CDS encoding thiamine pyrophosphate-dependent enzyme — translation MYSSARRPVIYAGGGIIAAGAHRALVDLAETLQAPVVTTLMARGAFPDTHPLYLGMPGMHGSVAAVAALQHADLIVTLGARFDDRVTGDLTTFAPEAAVMHIDIDPGEISRKRHADHALIGDLAVVLPLLAEQAAAHRQKPRTGAWLRCVDGWKRRYPSGYETQPGTLAAQFVLERLAAASGPGTIYTTGVGQHQMWAAQYLRPPAPGTFITSGGAGTMGFAIPAALGAKAARPGADVWAVDGDGSFQMTCCELATCAATGLPVKVAVINNGVLGMVRQWQTLFYDGDHAQTDLGTNNRRPDIVKIAEANGCTGLRCERAEDVGTVLAAAHKVTDRPVVIDFVVSPDEMVWPMVPPSVPNDDILVARDLRPTFAPD, via the coding sequence ATGTACTCCTCTGCTCGCCGGCCCGTTATCTACGCCGGTGGCGGGATCATCGCCGCCGGCGCCCACCGTGCACTGGTCGACCTCGCCGAGACGCTCCAGGCGCCGGTGGTCACCACTCTCATGGCGCGCGGTGCGTTCCCCGATACCCATCCCCTGTATCTGGGCATGCCCGGTATGCACGGCAGCGTCGCAGCGGTGGCCGCGCTCCAGCACGCGGACCTCATCGTCACCCTCGGAGCCCGCTTCGACGACCGAGTCACCGGGGACCTGACCACCTTCGCTCCCGAGGCCGCGGTCATGCACATCGACATCGACCCTGGGGAGATCTCCCGCAAACGGCACGCCGACCACGCCCTCATCGGCGACCTGGCCGTGGTGCTGCCCTTGCTCGCCGAACAGGCGGCAGCCCACCGGCAAAAGCCGCGTACGGGCGCCTGGCTACGCTGCGTCGACGGCTGGAAACGCCGCTATCCGAGCGGCTACGAGACCCAGCCCGGCACACTGGCCGCGCAGTTCGTACTCGAACGGCTCGCGGCCGCCTCCGGCCCCGGCACCATCTACACAACAGGGGTGGGCCAGCATCAGATGTGGGCCGCCCAGTATCTGCGGCCCCCCGCACCGGGGACGTTCATCACCTCCGGCGGAGCCGGCACCATGGGGTTCGCCATCCCGGCCGCGCTCGGCGCCAAGGCCGCCCGTCCTGGGGCGGATGTATGGGCCGTGGACGGTGACGGCTCGTTCCAGATGACCTGCTGCGAACTGGCGACCTGCGCCGCCACGGGGCTGCCCGTAAAGGTCGCCGTGATCAACAACGGCGTCCTCGGCATGGTCCGCCAGTGGCAGACCCTGTTCTACGACGGCGACCACGCCCAAACCGACCTCGGCACCAACAACCGGCGTCCCGACATCGTCAAGATCGCCGAGGCCAACGGGTGCACGGGACTGCGCTGCGAGCGAGCCGAGGACGTCGGCACCGTCCTCGCCGCGGCACACAAGGTCACCGACCGCCCGGTCGTCATCGACTTCGTGGTCTCCCCGGACGAGATGGTGTGGCCGATGGTCCCTCCAAGCGTGCCCAATGACGACATCCTCGTCGCCCGCGACCTACGGCCCACCTTCGCACCGGACTGA
- a CDS encoding AraC family transcriptional regulator: MPSVDPLSALLSGIRAEGSVVSHAVLEAPWTIRFADGAPLTMVSVLRGGGILLLPDGAEQAVGVGDTAIVRGPDTFHLVDQPATLDRPHVEYEIACFAADAECTARDLGGIRWGNEPDGATALIVGAYRASGHRHERLLRALPPVLVINEDTEVCAWLETAAADAALRSAGSQALMDRLLDWALVCTLRTWFDRAGPEAPDWYRGLADPVLAPALEAFHARPSKGWTVQALATKSGVSRALFAKRFTEVMGRPPLTYLTECRMDEAEALLSDTDSSIALIAKSVGYADAFGFSAAFKRHRGVSPSAFRAATAPERPLRPSPLGS, from the coding sequence ATGCCATCCGTGGACCCTTTGAGTGCGCTGCTCAGTGGCATCCGGGCCGAGGGCTCGGTCGTCAGCCACGCCGTGCTGGAAGCGCCCTGGACCATCCGCTTCGCCGACGGCGCCCCGCTCACGATGGTCAGCGTGTTGCGGGGCGGTGGCATCCTGCTGCTGCCCGACGGCGCCGAACAAGCAGTCGGTGTCGGCGACACGGCCATCGTGCGCGGCCCCGACACATTTCACCTCGTGGACCAGCCGGCCACCCTCGACCGCCCACACGTCGAGTACGAAATCGCGTGCTTCGCAGCGGATGCCGAATGCACTGCCCGAGACCTCGGCGGGATCCGCTGGGGCAACGAACCGGACGGAGCGACCGCACTGATCGTGGGCGCCTACCGCGCCTCGGGCCATCGCCATGAACGACTGCTCCGCGCGTTGCCGCCCGTACTCGTGATCAACGAGGACACAGAGGTCTGCGCCTGGCTGGAGACGGCCGCCGCCGACGCCGCCCTGCGCTCGGCCGGCTCCCAGGCTCTGATGGACCGACTGCTGGACTGGGCCCTGGTGTGTACGCTGCGTACCTGGTTCGACCGGGCGGGCCCGGAGGCCCCCGACTGGTACCGCGGCTTGGCCGACCCAGTCCTCGCCCCTGCCCTCGAAGCCTTCCACGCCCGGCCCTCCAAGGGATGGACGGTACAGGCGCTCGCCACCAAATCCGGTGTCTCCCGAGCGCTGTTCGCCAAACGCTTCACCGAGGTGATGGGGCGCCCGCCGCTGACCTACCTCACCGAGTGCCGTATGGACGAGGCCGAGGCACTCCTGTCCGACACCGACTCCTCCATCGCTCTGATCGCCAAGTCTGTCGGCTACGCCGATGCCTTCGGCTTCAGCGCCGCCTTCAAACGCCATCGGGGCGTGAGCCCCAGCGCCTTCCGCGCCGCAACAGCCCCTGAAAGGCCGTTGCGTCCCTCCCCTCTCGGTTCATGA
- a CDS encoding NAD(P)H oxidoreductase has protein sequence MSHRSSAARTALVVIAHHRADSLTAHTARRTAARLETAGYRVDLLDLHAEGFDPRMNVADQPDWGNREKPYSDEVQAHMQRVLDADVVVAVFPVYWQSVPALLKGWIDRVWNYGFAYGRSKPRLAGKRILWLGLAGATSDDPITEGMQAVLETNLSEGIAYYCGFSYSSVALLPDAEERPQSIDAEGNLLVGAAVAGAERAAQYAEFDRRTRKAVEGFLTAELVTA, from the coding sequence GTGTCGCACCGCAGCAGCGCTGCCAGGACCGCCCTTGTGGTCATCGCACACCATCGGGCCGATTCCCTCACCGCGCACACCGCCCGCCGTACCGCCGCGCGACTCGAGACCGCCGGATACCGCGTCGACCTGCTCGACCTGCACGCCGAAGGGTTCGACCCGCGGATGAACGTGGCGGACCAGCCGGACTGGGGCAACCGGGAGAAGCCGTACTCGGACGAAGTCCAGGCCCATATGCAGCGCGTCCTCGACGCCGATGTCGTCGTCGCTGTGTTCCCCGTGTACTGGCAAAGCGTGCCCGCCCTCCTCAAGGGCTGGATCGATCGCGTGTGGAACTACGGATTCGCCTACGGCCGCAGCAAGCCCCGCCTGGCGGGCAAGCGCATACTGTGGCTGGGCCTGGCCGGCGCCACCTCCGACGACCCCATTACGGAGGGAATGCAGGCCGTGCTGGAGACCAACCTGAGCGAGGGCATCGCCTATTACTGCGGATTCTCCTACTCCTCCGTCGCCCTGCTCCCCGATGCCGAGGAGCGCCCGCAGAGCATCGATGCCGAGGGCAATCTGCTGGTCGGCGCCGCAGTTGCGGGAGCCGAGCGCGCGGCGCAGTATGCCGAGTTCGACCGACGCACGCGGAAGGCCGTGGAAGGGTTCCTTACGGCGGAACTGGTGACGGCCTGA
- a CDS encoding PLP-dependent aminotransferase family protein gives MDVHVRLDGQRDLSGQIYRQLRTAIHDGLLRPGERLPPTRELCRRLAVARNTVGVAYERLVAEGYADSRVGSGTYVRTTGLPTRGAATTTDTTGSGLRPRALWAGLSPWAAPETTGPLTAAHDFRVGLPDARLFPYDAWRPLISRELRLSAAGAVGYGDPAGHAGLRAALARHIGLSRGVRTGPDDVLVTTGTQQALDLIGRVLLEPGDHVAVEEPGYPPARLPFMAQGAKVTGVPVDAEGLLVDAIPPDTRAVYVTPAHQFPLGMPMSLRRRTELLRWARRHGAAVIEDDYDSEFRFGGRPVETLKSLDRDGHVIYVGSFSKVMLPSLRVGFLVAPAPLRTALRTAKYTADWHTAVPTQAALARFVDDGLLARHVRRMQHTYATRHRAITQALTDHFAGLAELVPSAAGLHVTAFTRGHLTEPDALADRAVRARASGVAVYTLAEVAANRSARPGFVFGYGSISAPDIEPGLHRVLGPPQDC, from the coding sequence ATGGACGTGCATGTCAGGCTTGACGGGCAGCGCGACCTGTCCGGCCAGATCTACCGCCAACTGCGCACCGCGATCCACGACGGGCTGCTGCGGCCCGGTGAGCGGCTGCCCCCGACCCGGGAGTTGTGCCGCCGCCTCGCGGTGGCCCGCAACACCGTCGGCGTCGCCTACGAACGGCTCGTCGCCGAGGGCTACGCGGACAGCAGGGTCGGCTCCGGGACCTATGTGCGTACGACGGGCCTGCCCACGCGTGGGGCCGCGACCACCACTGACACCACCGGCTCGGGACTGCGCCCGCGCGCCCTGTGGGCGGGCTTGTCCCCATGGGCAGCTCCGGAGACCACGGGACCGCTTACGGCGGCCCACGACTTCCGGGTCGGCCTGCCGGACGCCCGGCTCTTCCCGTACGACGCCTGGCGTCCACTGATCTCCCGGGAACTGCGCCTCTCGGCGGCCGGGGCGGTCGGGTACGGTGATCCGGCCGGCCACGCCGGTCTGCGGGCCGCGCTCGCCCGGCACATCGGACTCTCCCGCGGTGTGCGGACCGGCCCGGACGACGTGCTGGTGACCACCGGCACGCAGCAGGCTCTGGACCTCATCGGGCGGGTGTTGCTCGAACCGGGCGATCATGTCGCCGTTGAAGAGCCTGGCTACCCACCGGCCCGGCTGCCGTTTATGGCGCAGGGTGCCAAGGTCACGGGCGTACCGGTGGACGCCGAGGGTCTGCTGGTGGACGCCATCCCGCCGGACACCCGCGCCGTGTACGTCACCCCCGCCCACCAGTTCCCGCTCGGCATGCCGATGTCCCTGCGGCGCAGAACGGAGCTGCTGCGGTGGGCGCGGCGGCACGGCGCGGCGGTGATCGAGGACGACTACGACAGCGAATTCCGGTTCGGCGGGCGGCCGGTGGAGACGCTGAAGAGTCTGGACCGGGACGGACACGTCATCTATGTGGGGTCGTTCTCCAAGGTGATGCTGCCCTCCCTGCGCGTCGGGTTCCTGGTGGCGCCCGCCCCATTGCGCACAGCGCTGCGCACCGCCAAGTACACGGCGGACTGGCACACAGCGGTCCCCACGCAGGCAGCGCTCGCCCGCTTCGTCGACGACGGGTTGCTCGCCCGGCACGTCCGCCGGATGCAGCACACGTACGCGACCCGGCACCGAGCCATCACCCAGGCGCTCACCGACCACTTCGCGGGCCTGGCCGAGTTGGTGCCGTCCGCCGCGGGCCTGCACGTGACCGCATTCACCCGGGGCCACCTCACCGAGCCCGACGCCCTCGCGGACCGGGCCGTCCGGGCCAGGGCATCCGGTGTGGCGGTCTACACCCTGGCGGAGGTCGCCGCGAACCGCTCCGCGCGCCCGGGCTTCGTCTTCGGCTACGGCTCGATCAGCGCACCGGACATCGAGCCGGGCCTGCACCGCGTACTCGGCCCGCCTCAGGACTGTTGA
- a CDS encoding TIGR03086 family metal-binding protein, producing MDIRRLDRQALLLTGEVVSRVKTDHLRLATPCADWTLYGLLRHLVSQNEGFAASARGAGEPWAVWRDGDLGDDPAGAYEASVGEVTAAFAEDDVLERRFALPEVGEGFVVPGRTAIGFHLLDYVAHAWDIAVTIGAPWEPTAELTSAALRVAALVPDEGRGAGAAFRRQITASDDAPQGDRLLALLGRDPSWTPGPC from the coding sequence ATGGACATACGACGACTTGACCGCCAGGCGCTGTTGCTGACTGGCGAGGTGGTCTCCCGCGTGAAGACCGACCACTTGAGGTTGGCGACGCCCTGCGCGGACTGGACCCTGTACGGCCTGCTTCGCCATCTGGTCAGCCAGAACGAGGGGTTCGCTGCCTCCGCCCGTGGCGCGGGTGAGCCGTGGGCCGTATGGCGCGACGGCGACCTCGGCGACGACCCGGCAGGAGCGTATGAGGCGTCGGTGGGCGAGGTCACCGCGGCGTTCGCGGAAGACGACGTGCTGGAGCGGCGGTTCGCGCTGCCGGAGGTCGGCGAGGGCTTCGTTGTCCCCGGACGGACAGCGATCGGCTTCCACCTGCTCGACTACGTGGCGCACGCCTGGGACATCGCGGTGACGATCGGCGCCCCTTGGGAGCCCACCGCCGAACTCACCTCCGCCGCGCTGCGCGTTGCCGCCCTGGTCCCGGACGAGGGTCGCGGGGCCGGTGCCGCGTTCCGCCGGCAGATCACCGCCTCCGACGACGCTCCGCAGGGCGACCGGTTGCTCGCCCTGCTCGGCCGCGACCCGTCCTGGACGCCGGGGCCATGCTGA